The stretch of DNA TTCTGACAGGATCGCGAAGTACAACCAGCTCCTGCGAATCGAGGAAGCCATGGGCAACAGCGCCAGGTTCCTGGGCAAGAACTTCTTCTTCGCGAGATAGAGTCAAGGTTTAAAGGCCTGGTCGGTTCAGATTTCTGATTTTCGGAAGAAGGGGATAGGTGAATCCCCTCCCCGGTCTCAAGTTACAGCCGGGATCGCATTGCATGGCACGAATGTGCTGTGTTAACTTACCCATGTAAGAAGGTGTAGCGATTTTGCAGATGTACCTGTTTCTTAAAAAAAACGGTCCGTTATTTTATCTTAGTCACCGGAACCAGATAGGGTTCATGACAACAGAATAATTACGACAAAGCAGATTGGATCACCATGGCTTATTCTTCCCTTCGCGAATGTATCCTGGACCTGGAAAAACACGGACACCTTTTGCGTATCCGGGATGAGGTGGACCCTCATCTGGAAATGGCGGCCATTCACCGCCGGGTGTTTGCCGAAGACGGACCGGCCGTGTTTTTTGAGAAGGTAAAGGGCAGTCCGTTTCCAGCTGTTTCCAACCTGTTCGGTAATCTCGATCGGAGTCGGTTCATGTTTCGCGATACGCTCCCCAGGGTGAAGGAGTTGATTGCCGCCAAAGCCGATCCGGCATCTGTTCTCAAAAGACCTTTTGCTCATGCGGGCCTCGGTCTTTTTGCACGCTTTGCCCTCCCCAAGAAAGTAAGCAATGGTCCGGTCACTTTTAAGGAAACCACCCTCAGCGCCCTTCCCCAGATCAAGGCATGGCCCATGGACGGAGGGGCTTATATTTTTCTTCCGCAGGTATACACGGAGGACCCTGACCATCCCGGCGTGATGCAGTCCAACCTGGGTTGCTACCGGGTGCAGATGAGCGGGAATGATTTTGTTCCGGACAGGGAGATGGGGTTGCATTATCAGATTCACCGGGGCATTGGTGTGCATCAGTCAAAGGCGAACAAACTTGGGCAGCCACTCAAGGTGAGTATTTTCGTGGGTGGTCCGCCATCGCATAGTTTTGCCGCGGTGATGCCGCTGCCGGAGGGGATCTCCGAACTTACATTTGCGGGAGCGCTGGGAGGTCGGCGGTTCCGTTATATGATCAAAGAAGGACATGTGCTTTCTGCGGATGCCGATTTTGTGATCACCGGAGAGATACATCCTCATGAAACCAAACCGGAAGGCCCTTTTGGGGATCATTTGGGTTACTACAGCCTCACCCATCCGTTTCCCGTGATGCGGGTTCATAAGGTATACCACAGAGAGGATGCGATCTGGCCGTTTACCATCGTGGGCAGACCTCCCCAGGAAGATACAAGTTTCGGTGCATTGATTCACGAGTTGGTCGGGCCTGTGGTATCCAGTGAGATTCCCGGACTGAAAAGGGTGCATGCGATTGACGAGGCAGGGGTTCATCCGTTGCTGCTGGCCATCGGCAGTGAACGGTACACGCCGTATCTGAAGGAACGCAGACCACAGGAGATATTGACCCAGGCGCATGCCATCCTCGGCTTCGGACAGATGTCACTCACAAAATATCTGTGGATTGCCGCACATGAGGATGCCCCAGGTCTGGATGTGGAGAATGTCCCAGCGTTTTTTACGCATATGCTGGAAAGGGTAGACTGGACCCGCGATATACACTTTGATACCAAAACCACCATCGATACCCTGGACTATAGTGGTGACGGGTTGAATAGCGGTTCTAAAGCGGTTATTGCCGCGGCAGGAGAAAAGATTCGTTCCCTGTCTGCGGAGGTACCCCCGGAGTTACTTTTGCCTGATGGTTTTTCCGATCCGCGGATTGTTTTTCCAGGGGTCATGAGTATAACCGCCCGATCTTATAAGGACCGAAAAGAAGCGCTTTCCGATATCGCCCGACTGGAAGATCATCTTGCAGGGCCGATCATGAACGGAATACCATTGGTGGTCGTTTGCGACGACAGTGCATTCACGTCTGATACCCTCGGGAATTTTCTGTGGGTCACCTTTACACGGTCCAATCCTTCGCACGATATCGGAGGTGCCGGTGCATTCACCGAAAACAAGCACTGGGGATGCACCGGAAGCCTGATCATCGATGCACGCATCAAGCCGCATCATGCTCCGGTGATGGAAGGTGACGAGAAGATAGAGGAGAAGGTGAATGGTTTAAAGTTTGAGGTTTAAGGTTTCTGGTTTGTCGTTTCTGGTTTGTGGTTGTTCCACGGGACTTCAGATGCTCTGTGTTCCGGAAAATGTGTTGTAAAATCTTACGGATGTCCTGATTTTACAGATCGTGTGTGGATATTTGCGGTATGACAGAGTCCTCCCAAAATTCATTACAGGTTCCCGATGAAGTGTTGATGAACAAGATCTACCTGATCCGTGGAGAGAAGGTCATGCTGGACCGGGACCTTGCAGTATTGTTTGGCGTTAAACCTATCCGGCTCAGGGAGCAGGTAAAACGAAACAAGGGAAAGTTTCCCGGGCACTTCATGTTCAGGTTGAACGATGATGAAGTCGGTAAGCTGGTATCGCAAAATGCGATACCTTCCGTCAAACACCTGGGTGGTACTTTACCTTATGTATTTACAGAGTACGGCTTGTTGCAATTGGCAAACATCCTAAGAAGCGAACGCGCCACACTAATGAGTATACGGATTATTGAAGTATTTGTAGCGATGCGCAAAATGCTGCATACTCATCAGAACCTCCTTCTGAAAATGGAACAACTTGAAAAGCGCCTAACCGACCAGGATGGAAAGGTGAAACTGCTGTTTGACTATCTGCGGCAGTTTATCAAAGAGCGGGAAGAACCCCGGACGAGGGTGGGGTTTAAAGTTTAAGGTTTCTGGTTTGCTTAGCCCGCCGTAGCTTCAGCGTAGGAGGGTTGCCCGCATCGCCTTCGCGTAGTCGCTATGGCGGAGCAAGGCGGTATCCCGTACTTACGGGAGGAGGAGGGTGTTCCGGAAAATGTGCTGCACAAACTTACGGATGCCCTGATTTTACAGATCGTGTGCGGATATTTGCCACATGACTGATCCCATCCAAAGTTCGTTACAGGTTCCCGATGAAGTGCTGATGAATAAGATCTACCTGATCCGTGGTGAGAAGGTGATGCTGGATCGTGACCTTGCGGAATTATATGGTGTGGAAACCAAAGTCCTGAAGCGTCAGGTAAGAAGAAATGCAATCCGTTTCCCGGCGGATTTTATGTTCCAACTCAGTGTTGAAGAGGATGTGGCTTTAAGGAGCCATTTTGGCACCTTAACAAGAGGTAAGCATAGCAAGTATTTGCCATTTGACTGATCCGATCCAAAGTTCTTTACAGGTCCCCGATGAGGTGCTGATGAACAAGATCTACCTGATCCGTGGTGAGAAGGTGATGCTGGACCGGGACCTCGCGGCACTGTATGGTGTGGAAACCAAAGTGCTCAAACAGGCAGTCAGGCGGAATATCAAACGATTTCCGCAGGATTTTATGTTTGAGATGACCAAAGCTGAATTGGAAAATTGGAGGTCACAAATTGTGACCTCCAATTCTACCCGGATGGGGCTGAGGTATCTGCCGTTTTGTTTTACTGAACAAGGTGTAACCATGTTGTCCTGTGTTTTGAATAGCGATAGGGCTGTTGAGGTAAACATTCGGATCGTTAGGATATTTGTGGGCATGCGTAAAATGCTGCTTACCCATCAGGACCTCCTTCTGAAAATGGAACAATTCGAAAAACGCCTAACCGACCAGGATGCAAAGGTGAAACTGTTATTCGATTACCTGAGGCAGTTTATCAAGGAACAGGAAGAACCGAGAACGAGGGTGGGGTTTAAGGTTTAATGTTTAAGGTTGCCGAATTGGCATATCTTACTGCCTACTGCCTACTGCCAACTGTCTACTCCCCAACTCCTCAGGAATACCTATCTTTATTTAACACGAGACGATATTATGAAGAAAGGATTGATATTTACCCTCATGCTGGCTTTGCTGGCGACATTTGGTTGCAGGAAGGACAAGAACATCGAAAAGAACGTTTC from Flavobacteriales bacterium encodes:
- a CDS encoding ORF6N domain-containing protein, which encodes MTDPIQSSLQVPDEVLMNKIYLIRGEKVMLDRDLAELYGVETKVLKRQVRRNAIRFPADFMFQLSVEEDVALRSHFGTLTRGKHSKYLPFD
- a CDS encoding ORF6N domain-containing protein, which codes for MNKIYLIRGEKVMLDRDLAALYGVETKVLKQAVRRNIKRFPQDFMFEMTKAELENWRSQIVTSNSTRMGLRYLPFCFTEQGVTMLSCVLNSDRAVEVNIRIVRIFVGMRKMLLTHQDLLLKMEQFEKRLTDQDAKVKLLFDYLRQFIKEQEEPRTRVGFKV
- a CDS encoding UbiD family decarboxylase, which gives rise to MAYSSLRECILDLEKHGHLLRIRDEVDPHLEMAAIHRRVFAEDGPAVFFEKVKGSPFPAVSNLFGNLDRSRFMFRDTLPRVKELIAAKADPASVLKRPFAHAGLGLFARFALPKKVSNGPVTFKETTLSALPQIKAWPMDGGAYIFLPQVYTEDPDHPGVMQSNLGCYRVQMSGNDFVPDREMGLHYQIHRGIGVHQSKANKLGQPLKVSIFVGGPPSHSFAAVMPLPEGISELTFAGALGGRRFRYMIKEGHVLSADADFVITGEIHPHETKPEGPFGDHLGYYSLTHPFPVMRVHKVYHREDAIWPFTIVGRPPQEDTSFGALIHELVGPVVSSEIPGLKRVHAIDEAGVHPLLLAIGSERYTPYLKERRPQEILTQAHAILGFGQMSLTKYLWIAAHEDAPGLDVENVPAFFTHMLERVDWTRDIHFDTKTTIDTLDYSGDGLNSGSKAVIAAAGEKIRSLSAEVPPELLLPDGFSDPRIVFPGVMSITARSYKDRKEALSDIARLEDHLAGPIMNGIPLVVVCDDSAFTSDTLGNFLWVTFTRSNPSHDIGGAGAFTENKHWGCTGSLIIDARIKPHHAPVMEGDEKIEEKVNGLKFEV
- a CDS encoding ORF6N domain-containing protein: MTESSQNSLQVPDEVLMNKIYLIRGEKVMLDRDLAVLFGVKPIRLREQVKRNKGKFPGHFMFRLNDDEVGKLVSQNAIPSVKHLGGTLPYVFTEYGLLQLANILRSERATLMSIRIIEVFVAMRKMLHTHQNLLLKMEQLEKRLTDQDGKVKLLFDYLRQFIKEREEPRTRVGFKV